Part of the Pseudomonas sp. P8_241 genome is shown below.
CGTATGCCCAACAACTGGTGCAACGGTCTTTACGCGGGGAAATGGGCACGGTACGGATTGGCTTCGCAGGCAATGCCGTGTTCAGTGGCAGGTTGATGGCTGACGTTCGGGCATTTCGTGCGGCATACCCAGACGCCCAGGTCATCCTTCGCGAGCTGGCACCGCACCTGCAGGTCGAAGCAATCCAGAATGCGCAGCTGGATCTGGGTTATGCACCGAGTCATGGTGGGCAGGCCCTCGACAGCGCACTGCTGTTTGAACGGATTGGCACCTGGCCGTTGGTCGTGGCAATGCCTGAGGACCATCCGTTGGCGAATCAGCAGCCGTTGCGTGTGCCGATGCTGGGTGCCGAGTCGCTGATCGTCTATGCCGCACACGGTGCGGATGAGCATATGCTGGCTGCGCTGCGAAAAGCGCTGGGGCGCGAGCCCAAGGTTGAGCGCACCACCAGCACGTTGAGTGTGCTGGCATTGGTCG
Proteins encoded:
- a CDS encoding LysR substrate-binding domain-containing protein, with the protein product MDLRHLRYFLAVAEEGHFGRAAQRLHIVQSALSMQIRSLEEELGGALFLRTSRRVELTEAGALLRAEAQRTLDQAAYAQQLVQRSLRGEMGTVRIGFAGNAVFSGRLMADVRAFRAAYPDAQVILRELAPHLQVEAIQNAQLDLGYAPSHGGQALDSALLFERIGTWPLVVAMPEDHPLANQQPLRVPMLGAESLIVYAAHGADEHMLAALRKALGREPKVERTTSTLSVLALVAAGMGVALVPAPLIQVRIPGVIYRTFDDVEPQADLLLISRVSETAGAVHAFLKVARQGGMAAATPRQS